TTCAATTTTAGTATCAACAGCCGTTTTCTCTTCCTTTTTCTCCTGCTGCAATCTGATGGCTTCCCGATAATAACGAAGCTGATTTTCGAGCGTTTTGCTGATTTTTGCATAATCATTTCCACACTCCGAAAGATAAACAGCGAATGGAGCCAGCAGCCGCGCAAGATTTTGCTCCTGCAAAAGCCAGGCTTTGTTTTTATCCTTCAGCTCTGCAACTGTTTTGATGTTTTGCTCCAGCGCGATAAACTCCTGAACGATCTCAAGATTTATTTTGGCTGCAGCCAAATCCTTTTCCGCCTTTTGTTGCTGCGACTGCAATGCCGAAGCATCCTTCGGTGCAACTTCATCCGGCAGCAAATCTTCTGCTTTTTCAATTTCGGCAGCAAGCTCCTTTTTCCGCTTCTGCTGCATTAATTGTATATTCTCACGTGTTTTTACTTCCGAAAATGCGAGATTAAGCTGCTTCTGCTGAACCTTAAGATTTTCGACCAGCGCACTTTTTTCCTCTTTTTGTTTTTTAATAAAAATATCGAACTCCGAAATATGTGCCGGGTGCTCTTCGGCAAAGGGATGCGCGGTGGCGCCGCAGAGCGGACAGGGCTGCCCGGGTTGCAAAAGCTGCCGCGCCTGCTCGTAGTTGGCTTCGAGTGCCTGCCGGGTTTTGGTTGCTTCCAGCTCCGCCAGGCGGCTCTCGGCAATCTCGATGGCTTTGCCGCTGGTGTCGCAGCTTTTCATTACCAGCGTCACCTGCTCATTCATCTGCGCCAGCTCCTCCGTGGTTTTCATTTCAGCTTTGCGCAATGTTTCCTTCTCTTCCAGCAGTTGCAGCAGTTTGATTATCCCGCTAAGGAGTTTTTCAAGACGGCTTATTTGCTCCAGGATTTCTTTGGTGGTAATAATTTTGCCGCCCATGCCGTCGATCAGTTGCTGCCGGTGTGTGGCGAGTTTCTCATGCTGCGATGAAAGCAGTTTTTCTCTTTCGTCGCCGCTCGTAATCGCTGTGTGTTGATGCCCGAGAAGGGCTTCGTTGATTTGTTTTATCAATAGCTCCCCTGCGGTGGTAGCGTGTTTGATTTCATTTGTAATTTCGGGCAAGGCATCGGGAAGCTTTTCCAACACAGGATTCTGTTCAAGAAATCGCGAAATGCCGGCAAGCTTTTCATCGATTTCCTGCAATGTGCTGCCCAGCGTTTTCTGTTGCTCCTGCGCCTGACCCGTTTCTTTATCAATCTCCAAAATTTGTTTTAGGATATGCTGCAAGCTGGTGCGATGCGTATCCAATTGCTTGTCGAGCAGCAGCACCTCATCAAAAACCGGCTGCATTTTCTGAACTTCAAGGTTCAAATTTTCGGATTGCTGCTTTGCTACGGTATATTGATCTTTGGAGCTTTTGATTTCATCGCGCAACTTTTGTAGCCTTAGTTTCGTCAAGGATTCTTCTTCACGATCTCCGACCAACTTCTGCCGGAGCGACAGTAGCCGGTCGATGTCGCTTTTGAGCGGAAGCAAAGCCTGGTGCAACTTCAGTCGCCCGGCATCGTCTTGCAGTTCCAGCTTTTTTTGTGTTAATTTTTCAATCTGCTCCCGCACTTCTTGCAAAGTTGTTCGGCGAAGCAGAAGCTGCTTTTTCCGTTCGATCTGTTGCTGTATCTTTCCTGACAAATTACGATGAACTATTGCTTCTTTTTGCAAAATCTTCAACTGTCCTTCCGTCTGCAACCGGGTCTCTTCATCCATCATTACAATACTCCCCAGTTGCTGCTGAAACTGATCACACAGCAGTTTTTGTTGTTTTTGCTGTTCGAAGGCTGCCGCGCCAATGCGACGGTAAATGCCGGTGCCGGTAATCTTTTCGAGGAGGGCGCTGCGCTCTTTGGGCGCCGCTTTCAGAAAGCGGGCAAACTCACCCTGCGAGAGCAGGATGGATTTCATAAACTGATCGTATGTCAGCCCGATTATGGCTGCATTTCGGTCAGCTACGTCTTTACGTTTCAGGTCGAGATTTCTGAAAACTCCTTCCGCATCTTTCATGGCCAGCGAAAGTTCATACTCGCGCAAATTGCCGGTGCGGGCGCGGCTTATCTCCCAGCGGGCGCGGTAAATCTCGCCACCGGCTTCGTATTCCACCTCACTGAAGGCGTCGTCGGTATGGCGCGTAATGATGGCACCGGTCTTCTCGATAGAAGCTTTCGACAAAATTCCTGCACGCGGCGTGGCATTGTAAAGCGCCAGCGTGATGGCGTCGAGCAGCGTGCTCTTCCCCGAACCGGTAGGGCCGATGATAGCAAAAAGCCCTGTTTGCGCCAGCGGGCCATTTTCAAAATCGATGGTCACTTCTCCTTTGAAAGAGTGGATATTCTTGAGTTTTATCGAGCGGATTTTCATTTGCTTTTCACTATTTAGCTACTATTTTTTAAAACACAATTTGTTGAAAATGCCTCCGCTACCCCTCAATCCCCTAAAGGGGAAGCCTGCCCAAACATTGAATGTGTGGTAGCAACTCCTCCGCCGGCTGGCGGATCGGGGGGGGTGCGCGATGGATTTTTAGAAATCTATAGGACATTTGAGCT
The genomic region above belongs to Bacteroidales bacterium and contains:
- a CDS encoding AAA family ATPase — protein: MKIRSIKLKNIHSFKGEVTIDFENGPLAQTGLFAIIGPTGSGKSTLLDAITLALYNATPRAGILSKASIEKTGAIITRHTDDAFSEVEYEAGGEIYRARWEISRARTGNLREYELSLAMKDAEGVFRNLDLKRKDVADRNAAIIGLTYDQFMKSILLSQGEFARFLKAAPKERSALLEKITGTGIYRRIGAAAFEQQKQQKLLCDQFQQQLGSIVMMDEETRLQTEGQLKILQKEAIVHRNLSGKIQQQIERKKQLLLRRTTLQEVREQIEKLTQKKLELQDDAGRLKLHQALLPLKSDIDRLLSLRQKLVGDREEESLTKLRLQKLRDEIKSSKDQYTVAKQQSENLNLEVQKMQPVFDEVLLLDKQLDTHRTSLQHILKQILEIDKETGQAQEQQKTLGSTLQEIDEKLAGISRFLEQNPVLEKLPDALPEITNEIKHATTAGELLIKQINEALLGHQHTAITSGDEREKLLSSQHEKLATHRQQLIDGMGGKIITTKEILEQISRLEKLLSGIIKLLQLLEEKETLRKAEMKTTEELAQMNEQVTLVMKSCDTSGKAIEIAESRLAELEATKTRQALEANYEQARQLLQPGQPCPLCGATAHPFAEEHPAHISEFDIFIKKQKEEKSALVENLKVQQKQLNLAFSEVKTRENIQLMQQKRKKELAAEIEKAEDLLPDEVAPKDASALQSQQQKAEKDLAAAKINLEIVQEFIALEQNIKTVAELKDKNKAWLLQEQNLARLLAPFAVYLSECGNDYAKISKTLENQLRYYREAIRLQQEKKEEKTAVDTKIENIIKRLEALADAKKNLTEERLVQQTKFTELNEQRVGIFGEKDVATAQRELTQKQRAAESQAATLATQLARSETAETNESRQLAKLGEEIGKQTKESEALAATLQPQLAEAKMETVQQAADALLPAAEARRIDEMLTAHDKAMSQAAFQRKTLEKEIEDLQKDDDATLTVEMLADKKAAADEALDQNNQRTGDLRRRLEEHDENAKRHSVIVQQLKAQQKEYQRWDALNRVMGDAQGMRFSRFAQRLTLLHLLGRANQHLKKLSARYILINEGDENDDELFVIDTQHGDDRRSVNTLSGGESFMVSLALALGLSDLAGKNTRINSLFIDEGFGSLDQETLDTALSTLERLQHETNRTIGIISHVAALKERITTQIELTKDAGGRSSITVRG